Proteins from a genomic interval of Rosa chinensis cultivar Old Blush chromosome 2, RchiOBHm-V2, whole genome shotgun sequence:
- the LOC112186600 gene encoding uncharacterized protein LOC112186600 — MSVHIQSSVYTGIAVESMNFFVLLANFTRLKLTFYCLKLQDINLNKNVNEKQRLSTESSRASFSLTCSSSLSSLECNRTAQPGTSSFDRIIFPETPPKDPVTNHSSTSPRFGRQSLDLRDVVKDSMHREAKSIFVVTDLICLLRKLTSVATIGYHLLGLFLPWLSSDLMNSEIMTVLRNPLYLLVIFVGFLPFKALWVQLDILAEFRNGAPSPFFTEQLTAFEVWPDHGSEHKKSPDQLPIVLQGRKGIWLKLLVERAELVPVAVELPAERLQGETAVAAMGCRERQ; from the exons ATGTCTGTGCATATTCAATCTTCTGTTTATACTGGAATTGCAGTTGAATCCATGAATTTCTTTGTGCTTTTAGCAAATTTTACTCGACTGAAACTGACTTTTTACTGCTTGAAATTGCAGGACataaatttgaacaaaaatgtGAATGAGAAACAAAGACTCTCAACAGAGTCATCACGGGCCTCTTTCTCGTTGACTTGTTCATCTTCCTTATCATCACTAGAGTGTAACAGAACAGCACAACCAGGAACCTCTTCCTTTGACAGAATCATTTTTCCTGAAACTCCCCCAAAGGATCCAGTAACTAACCACTCAAGTACCTCCCCTAGATTTGGAAGGCAGTCCCTTGATCTCCGGGATGTGGTAAAGGACTCTATGCATAGGGAAGCAAAAAGTATCTTCGTTGTTACTGATTTAATATGCTTATTAAG GAAGCTAACAAGCGTAGCAACAATTGGCTACCACCTTCTTGGGCTATTCTTGCCTTGGTTGTCCTCGGATTTAATGAATTCAGAAATCATGACAGTCTTAAG AAATCCTTTGTATCTGCTGGTCATCTTTGTTGGCTTTTTACCCTTTAAAGCACTATGGGTGCAGCTAGACATCTTGGCCGAATTCCGCAATGGCGCT CCAAGTCCATTTTTCACTGAGCAGTTGACTGCTTTTGAGGTATGGCCTGACCACGGGTCTGAACACAAGAAATCACCAGATCAGTTGCCTATTGTTCTTCAG GGAAGGAAGGGAATTTGGCTTAAGCTACTGGTAGAACGAGCTGAGCTTGTTCCAGTTGCTGTTGAG TTGCCTGCAGAGAGGTTGCAGGGAGAGACAGCGGTAGCAGCTATGGGTTGCAGGGAGAGACAGTGA
- the LOC112187981 gene encoding 40S ribosomal protein S12-like — translation MSGDEVEVPVPADPVAAAPALGEPMDLMTALQLVLRKSLAHGGLTRGLHEAAKVIEKHAAQLCVLAEDCDQADYVKLVKSLCAEHNVNLMTIPSAKTLGEWSGLCKIDSEGKERKVVGCSCVVVKDFGEDTEGLHVVQEYVKSH, via the coding sequence ATGTCAGGAGATGAAGTTGAAGTTCCCGTTCCTGCTGATCCTGTAGCTGCTGCTCCAGCTCTAGGTGAGCCCATGGACCTCATGACAGCATTGCAACTTGTTCTTAGGAAGTCATTGGCTCATGGTGGGCTTACACGGGGCCTGCATGAAGCTGCCAAGGTCATTGAGAAGCATGCTGCACAGCTTTGCGTTTTGGCTGAGGACTGCGACCAGGCTGATTATGTTAAGCTGGTGAAGTCACTGTGTGCAGAGCATAATGTTAACCTAATGACAATTCCTAGTGCTAAAACTCTTGGAGAATGGTCTGGGCTTTGCAAGATTGATTCTGAAGGGAAGGAAAGAAAGGTCGTTGGTTGCTCTTGCGTTGTTGTCAAGGATTTTGGTGAAGATACAGAAGGCCTTCATGTTGTTCAGGAGTACGTGAAGTCCCATTAA